AGGGCCTCCTGAGCCGACATGTGCCGACCGGTCAGCAGTAGCTCGGCCGCGATCGTATAGGGGATCTGTCGCCGCAGTCGAACACTCGAGCCGCCCAGGGGAAATAGACCGCGCTTGGCTTCGGTAATGCCAAAGGTCGCGTCTTCGGCAGCCACGCGGATATCGGTACCCTGAAGAATCTCCGTACCTCCGGCGACTGCAAACCCTTCTACCGCGGCGATCAACGGTTTCATCGGACGGTTGTGGCGAAGCAACGCCTGCCAGTGCAGGTCAGGGACCTCTTTCATGAGTTCCTGAAACTCTTCGTCGACTTGATCGGAGCCCATGGCTTTGAGGTCGGCCCCCGCGCAAAATACGTCGCCCCGCCCCGTCAGGATGGCGACCCTCAGCTCGTCGTCGGAATCGAGCAGGCGCCAGGCCTGGTACATCCCTACCAGCATCCCGGGGCTGAGTGCGTTCTTTGCTTCGGGCCGGTTCAAAGTCACGGTCAAGATCGGCCCGTCGCGTTCGACCAGGCAGTGGTCGGTATTCATGAACTCTCCTCGTTCTGCTGAGCTTGGGACAACTCACTGAGATGGGAAGTGTCACGGAAGCGGGGCGATCACACAAGCAGGTCCCGAACACTGCGATCCAGTATTTCGATCACGCGTTCGAGATCGTCGTCTCCCATGGCCGGAAAAATCGGAAGCGAAATCGCCCGGGCCGCATAGTCCTCTGCAACAGGACAACTTCCCGGGGTAAAACCCAGGTCTTCGAACAGCGGATGCAGGTGAACCGGGCGATAGTGGACCTGAACCCCCAAGCCTTCGGCGCGCAGGCGATCGAAG
This sequence is a window from Myxococcales bacterium. Protein-coding genes within it:
- a CDS encoding crotonase/enoyl-CoA hydratase family protein, whose amino-acid sequence is MNTDHCLVERDGPILTVTLNRPEAKNALSPGMLVGMYQAWRLLDSDDELRVAILTGRGDVFCAGADLKAMGSDQVDEEFQELMKEVPDLHWQALLRHNRPMKPLIAAVEGFAVAGGTEILQGTDIRVAAEDATFGITEAKRGLFPLGGSSVRLRRQIPYTIAAELLLTGRHMSAQEALNCGLVGRLVPRGQALAEATRVAEEVCETAPLSIKALMKMLREVDESFSEASALERELEIGMPVFATKDAREGPRAFAEKRKPVFRGE